A part of Oncorhynchus masou masou isolate Uvic2021 chromosome 21, UVic_Omas_1.1, whole genome shotgun sequence genomic DNA contains:
- the LOC135508151 gene encoding kinesin-like protein KIF15-A isoform X3, with amino-acid sequence MEVLQEELVYATKEVELLTKVLDEQASLLQASQYQTAQKEATTLQGKLKQQQEAVERTVRGESANHVPQSSVIPEVLPQVIELESRCSSMMTMEVPLTELNYERAAKNEEIQKLKGQLNEKEMVRMEIQAVFDELYAKQNQLAQNGNTNADVLNEAIHQNFLRELQEERSAMTEESGIAVGPVSDQCPGAEEPLPRGEPEGARPGVTASVRCLNVGKPVPYLSEENCKLVGHKNHKQRIEYLVKLKEHQTSSGNKSYLTFHHLAACLLFVSVIVTIKRLGLSSEILRGHFTAFIDF; translated from the exons ATGGAGGTGTTACAGGAGGAGTTGGTCTATGCCACTAAAGAGGTGGAGCTACTCACCAAGGTGTTAGATGAGCAGGCAAGTCTTCTCCAAGCTTCACAGTATCAGACTGCCCAAAAGGAGGCTACCACTCTCCAGGGGAAG TTAAAACAACAGCAAGAGGCGGTTGAGAGGACTGTCAGAGGTGAGAGTGCCAATCATGTTCCACAGTCATCCGTCATCCCTGAAGTGCTTCCACAGGTTATCGAGCTGGAGAGCCGATGCTCCTCCATGATGACTATGGAGGTGCCCCTCACTGAGCTTAACTATGAAAGGGCTGCCAAGAACGAGGAGATCCAGAAGCTCAAG GGTCAGCTGAATGAGAAGGAAATGGTGCGAATGGAGATTCAAGCTGTTTTTGACGAGCTCTACGCCAAGCAGAACCAACTGGCTCAGAATGGGAACACAAATGC GGATGTTTTAAATGAGGCCATTCATCAGAACTTCTTGAGAgagctgcaggaggagaggagtgcaATG ACTGAAGAGTCAGGAATTGCTGTTGGCCCAGTCTCAGACCAGTGTCCAGGAGCTGAGGAACCGCTGCCTAGAGGTGAGCCGGAAGGAGCGAGACCAGGAGTGACTGCTTCAG TGAGATGTCTGAATGTCGGCAAACCTGTCCCCTACCTGTCTGAGGAGAACTGCAAGCTCGTGGGTCATAAGAACCATAAGCAGAGGATTGAGTACCTGGTCAagctcaaagaacaccaaactTCAAGTGGTAATAAATCATATTTAACATTTCATCACCTGGCTGCATGTTTACTTTTTGTAAGTGTTATAGTTACCATCAAGAGACTTGGCCTCAGTAGTGAAATACTGAGGGGGCATTTCACTGCATTTATAGACTTTTAG
- the LOC135508151 gene encoding kinesin-like protein KIF15-A isoform X6, with translation MTTSGWMFCPQMEVLQEELVYATKEVELLTKVLDEQASLLQASQYQTAQKEATTLQGKLKQQQEAVERTVRGESANHVPQSSVIPEVLPQVIELESRCSSMMTMEVPLTELNYERAAKNEEIQKLKGQLNEKEMVRMEIQAVFDELYAKQNQLAQNGNTNADVLNEAIHQNFLRELQEERSAMRIVIQRLTEAQESIFLFVGDD, from the exons ATGACAACGTCTGGATGGATGTTTTGTCCTCAGATGGAGGTGTTACAGGAGGAGTTGGTCTATGCCACTAAAGAGGTGGAGCTACTCACCAAGGTGTTAGATGAGCAGGCAAGTCTTCTCCAAGCTTCACAGTATCAGACTGCCCAAAAGGAGGCTACCACTCTCCAGGGGAAG TTAAAACAACAGCAAGAGGCGGTTGAGAGGACTGTCAGAGGTGAGAGTGCCAATCATGTTCCACAGTCATCCGTCATCCCTGAAGTGCTTCCACAGGTTATCGAGCTGGAGAGCCGATGCTCCTCCATGATGACTATGGAGGTGCCCCTCACTGAGCTTAACTATGAAAGGGCTGCCAAGAACGAGGAGATCCAGAAGCTCAAG GGTCAGCTGAATGAGAAGGAAATGGTGCGAATGGAGATTCAAGCTGTTTTTGACGAGCTCTACGCCAAGCAGAACCAACTGGCTCAGAATGGGAACACAAATGC GGATGTTTTAAATGAGGCCATTCATCAGAACTTCTTGAGAgagctgcaggaggagaggagtgcaATG AGAATAGTCATACAGAGGCTCACTGAGGCTCAGGAAAG tatttttttgtttgttggtgaTGATTAG
- the LOC135508151 gene encoding kinesin-like protein KIF15-A isoform X2, whose translation MTTSGWMFCPQMEVLQEELVYATKEVELLTKVLDEQASLLQASQYQTAQKEATTLQGKLKQQQEAVERTVRGESANHVPQSSVIPEVLPQVIELESRCSSMMTMEVPLTELNYERAAKNEEIQKLKGQLNEKEMVRMEIQAVFDELYAKQNQLAQNGNTNADVLNEAIHQNFLRELQEERSAMTEESGIAVGPVSDQCPGAEEPLPRGEPEGARPGVTASVRCLNVGKPVPYLSEENCKLVGHKNHKQRIEYLVKLKEHQTSSDFCMNIFLLGLGIHCVYCDMSNCDMHIIGFEYFTTSLQQL comes from the exons ATGACAACGTCTGGATGGATGTTTTGTCCTCAGATGGAGGTGTTACAGGAGGAGTTGGTCTATGCCACTAAAGAGGTGGAGCTACTCACCAAGGTGTTAGATGAGCAGGCAAGTCTTCTCCAAGCTTCACAGTATCAGACTGCCCAAAAGGAGGCTACCACTCTCCAGGGGAAG TTAAAACAACAGCAAGAGGCGGTTGAGAGGACTGTCAGAGGTGAGAGTGCCAATCATGTTCCACAGTCATCCGTCATCCCTGAAGTGCTTCCACAGGTTATCGAGCTGGAGAGCCGATGCTCCTCCATGATGACTATGGAGGTGCCCCTCACTGAGCTTAACTATGAAAGGGCTGCCAAGAACGAGGAGATCCAGAAGCTCAAG GGTCAGCTGAATGAGAAGGAAATGGTGCGAATGGAGATTCAAGCTGTTTTTGACGAGCTCTACGCCAAGCAGAACCAACTGGCTCAGAATGGGAACACAAATGC GGATGTTTTAAATGAGGCCATTCATCAGAACTTCTTGAGAgagctgcaggaggagaggagtgcaATG ACTGAAGAGTCAGGAATTGCTGTTGGCCCAGTCTCAGACCAGTGTCCAGGAGCTGAGGAACCGCTGCCTAGAGGTGAGCCGGAAGGAGCGAGACCAGGAGTGACTGCTTCAG TGAGATGTCTGAATGTCGGCAAACCTGTCCCCTACCTGTCTGAGGAGAACTGCAAGCTCGTGGGTCATAAGAACCATAAGCAGAGGATTGAGTACCTGGTCAagctcaaagaacaccaaactTCAAGTG ATTTCTGTATGAATATATTTCTACTTGGGCTGGGAATCCATTGTGTATATTGTGATATGTCTAACTGCGATATGCATATCATTGGATTTGAGTATTTCACTACCTCTCTGCAGCAACTGTAG
- the LOC135508151 gene encoding kinesin-like protein KIF15-A isoform X5 — protein sequence MTTSGWMFCPQMEVLQEELVYATKEVELLTKVLDEQASLLQASQYQTAQKEATTLQGKLKQQQEAVERTVRGESANHVPQSSVIPEVLPQVIELESRCSSMMTMEVPLTELNYERAAKNEEIQKLKGQLNEKEMVRMEIQAVFDELYAKQNQLAQNGNTNADVLNEAIHQNFLRELQEERSAMTEESGIAVGPVSDQCPGAEEPLPRGEPEGARPGVTASVNLDNVWWF from the exons ATGACAACGTCTGGATGGATGTTTTGTCCTCAGATGGAGGTGTTACAGGAGGAGTTGGTCTATGCCACTAAAGAGGTGGAGCTACTCACCAAGGTGTTAGATGAGCAGGCAAGTCTTCTCCAAGCTTCACAGTATCAGACTGCCCAAAAGGAGGCTACCACTCTCCAGGGGAAG TTAAAACAACAGCAAGAGGCGGTTGAGAGGACTGTCAGAGGTGAGAGTGCCAATCATGTTCCACAGTCATCCGTCATCCCTGAAGTGCTTCCACAGGTTATCGAGCTGGAGAGCCGATGCTCCTCCATGATGACTATGGAGGTGCCCCTCACTGAGCTTAACTATGAAAGGGCTGCCAAGAACGAGGAGATCCAGAAGCTCAAG GGTCAGCTGAATGAGAAGGAAATGGTGCGAATGGAGATTCAAGCTGTTTTTGACGAGCTCTACGCCAAGCAGAACCAACTGGCTCAGAATGGGAACACAAATGC GGATGTTTTAAATGAGGCCATTCATCAGAACTTCTTGAGAgagctgcaggaggagaggagtgcaATG ACTGAAGAGTCAGGAATTGCTGTTGGCCCAGTCTCAGACCAGTGTCCAGGAGCTGAGGAACCGCTGCCTAGAGGTGAGCCGGAAGGAGCGAGACCAGGAGTGACTGCTTCAG TGAATCTAGATAATGTATGGTGGTTTTAG
- the LOC135508151 gene encoding kinesin-like protein KIF15-A isoform X7, which produces MTTSGWMFCPQMEVLQEELVYATKEVELLTKVLDEQASLLQASQYQTAQKEATTLQGKLKQQQEAVERTVRGESANHVPQSSVIPEVLPQVIELESRCSSMMTMEVPLTELNYERAAKNEEIQKLKGQLNEKEMVRMEIQAVFDELYAKQNQLAQNGNTNALKSQELLLAQSQTSVQELRNRCLEVSRKERDQE; this is translated from the exons ATGACAACGTCTGGATGGATGTTTTGTCCTCAGATGGAGGTGTTACAGGAGGAGTTGGTCTATGCCACTAAAGAGGTGGAGCTACTCACCAAGGTGTTAGATGAGCAGGCAAGTCTTCTCCAAGCTTCACAGTATCAGACTGCCCAAAAGGAGGCTACCACTCTCCAGGGGAAG TTAAAACAACAGCAAGAGGCGGTTGAGAGGACTGTCAGAGGTGAGAGTGCCAATCATGTTCCACAGTCATCCGTCATCCCTGAAGTGCTTCCACAGGTTATCGAGCTGGAGAGCCGATGCTCCTCCATGATGACTATGGAGGTGCCCCTCACTGAGCTTAACTATGAAAGGGCTGCCAAGAACGAGGAGATCCAGAAGCTCAAG GGTCAGCTGAATGAGAAGGAAATGGTGCGAATGGAGATTCAAGCTGTTTTTGACGAGCTCTACGCCAAGCAGAACCAACTGGCTCAGAATGGGAACACAAATGC ACTGAAGAGTCAGGAATTGCTGTTGGCCCAGTCTCAGACCAGTGTCCAGGAGCTGAGGAACCGCTGCCTAGAGGTGAGCCGGAAGGAGCGAGACCAGGAGTGA
- the LOC135508154 gene encoding protein RD3-like, with the protein MPLFSWMKWLRAEREKAQDEGASTGISPSCTLIRELLWHVEERECMAREVEQEHKLAHNTVGYPHWLQSYPSLHTLIPASERRQLEHLCAQIHPMHTATVLSRFRDVLASNKILPWELVYVFKQVLRDFLNKEEGEEEEDHMPEPELLGPMEAWTNRYQMKQGFVTPTVPNCGEPQREEIPTISGYVDRTMRGSYPFTAHRVWDLPYYYPVPHNSTEAYSTPL; encoded by the exons ATGCCCCTGTTCAGCTGGATGAAATGGTTGCGTGCTGAACGAGAAAAGGCGCAGGATGAAGGGGCGTCCACAGGGATATCACCCAGCTGCACACTGATCAGGGAGCTGCTGTGGCacgtggaggagagggagtgcaTGGCGCGGGAGGTGGAGCAGGAACACAAGCTGGCCCACAACACCGTGGGATACCCCCACTGGCTCCAGAGCTACCCCAGTTTACACACGCTAATCCCCGCATCGGAGCGCCGCCAGCTGGAGCACTTGTGTGCCCAGATCCACCCTATGCACACCGCTACAGTGCTCTCCAG GTTCCGTGACGTGCTGGCCAGCAACAAGATCCTGCCCTGGGAGCTTGTGTACGTCTTCAAGCAGGTGCTGAGAGACTTCCTCAACAAAGAggaaggggaagaagaggaggatcaCATGCCGGAGCCAGAACTGCTTGGGCCAATGGAGGCCTGGACCAACAGATACCAAATGAAGCAGGGATTTGTCACACCTACTGTGCCCAACTGTGGTGAGCCCCAGAGAGAAGAGATCCCAACCATCTCTGGCTATGTGGACCGTACCATGAGAGGCTCTTATCCTTTCACTGCCCATAGGGTCTGGGACCTTCCCTACTACTACCCAGTGCCACACAACTCCACAGAAGCCTACAGCACCCCACTGTGA
- the LOC135508151 gene encoding kinesin-like protein KIF15-A isoform X1 — protein MTTSGWMFCPQMEVLQEELVYATKEVELLTKVLDEQASLLQASQYQTAQKEATTLQGKLKQQQEAVERTVRGESANHVPQSSVIPEVLPQVIELESRCSSMMTMEVPLTELNYERAAKNEEIQKLKGQLNEKEMVRMEIQAVFDELYAKQNQLAQNGNTNADVLNEAIHQNFLRELQEERSAMTEESGIAVGPVSDQCPGAEEPLPRGEPEGARPGVTASVRCLNVGKPVPYLSEENCKLVGHKNHKQRIEYLVKLKEHQTSSGNKSYLTFHHLAACLLFVSVIVTIKRLGLSSEILRGHFTAFIDF, from the exons ATGACAACGTCTGGATGGATGTTTTGTCCTCAGATGGAGGTGTTACAGGAGGAGTTGGTCTATGCCACTAAAGAGGTGGAGCTACTCACCAAGGTGTTAGATGAGCAGGCAAGTCTTCTCCAAGCTTCACAGTATCAGACTGCCCAAAAGGAGGCTACCACTCTCCAGGGGAAG TTAAAACAACAGCAAGAGGCGGTTGAGAGGACTGTCAGAGGTGAGAGTGCCAATCATGTTCCACAGTCATCCGTCATCCCTGAAGTGCTTCCACAGGTTATCGAGCTGGAGAGCCGATGCTCCTCCATGATGACTATGGAGGTGCCCCTCACTGAGCTTAACTATGAAAGGGCTGCCAAGAACGAGGAGATCCAGAAGCTCAAG GGTCAGCTGAATGAGAAGGAAATGGTGCGAATGGAGATTCAAGCTGTTTTTGACGAGCTCTACGCCAAGCAGAACCAACTGGCTCAGAATGGGAACACAAATGC GGATGTTTTAAATGAGGCCATTCATCAGAACTTCTTGAGAgagctgcaggaggagaggagtgcaATG ACTGAAGAGTCAGGAATTGCTGTTGGCCCAGTCTCAGACCAGTGTCCAGGAGCTGAGGAACCGCTGCCTAGAGGTGAGCCGGAAGGAGCGAGACCAGGAGTGACTGCTTCAG TGAGATGTCTGAATGTCGGCAAACCTGTCCCCTACCTGTCTGAGGAGAACTGCAAGCTCGTGGGTCATAAGAACCATAAGCAGAGGATTGAGTACCTGGTCAagctcaaagaacaccaaactTCAAGTGGTAATAAATCATATTTAACATTTCATCACCTGGCTGCATGTTTACTTTTTGTAAGTGTTATAGTTACCATCAAGAGACTTGGCCTCAGTAGTGAAATACTGAGGGGGCATTTCACTGCATTTATAGACTTTTAG
- the LOC135508151 gene encoding kinesin-like protein KIF15-A isoform X4, which yields MTTSGWMFCPQMEVLQEELVYATKEVELLTKVLDEQASLLQASQYQTAQKEATTLQGKLKQQQEAVERTVRGESANHVPQSSVIPEVLPQVIELESRCSSMMTMEVPLTELNYERAAKNEEIQKLKGQLNEKEMVRMEIQAVFDELYAKQNQLAQNGNTNADVLNEAIHQNFLRELQEERSAMRIVIQRLTEAQERLKSQELLLAQSQTSVQELRNRCLEVSRKERDQE from the exons ATGACAACGTCTGGATGGATGTTTTGTCCTCAGATGGAGGTGTTACAGGAGGAGTTGGTCTATGCCACTAAAGAGGTGGAGCTACTCACCAAGGTGTTAGATGAGCAGGCAAGTCTTCTCCAAGCTTCACAGTATCAGACTGCCCAAAAGGAGGCTACCACTCTCCAGGGGAAG TTAAAACAACAGCAAGAGGCGGTTGAGAGGACTGTCAGAGGTGAGAGTGCCAATCATGTTCCACAGTCATCCGTCATCCCTGAAGTGCTTCCACAGGTTATCGAGCTGGAGAGCCGATGCTCCTCCATGATGACTATGGAGGTGCCCCTCACTGAGCTTAACTATGAAAGGGCTGCCAAGAACGAGGAGATCCAGAAGCTCAAG GGTCAGCTGAATGAGAAGGAAATGGTGCGAATGGAGATTCAAGCTGTTTTTGACGAGCTCTACGCCAAGCAGAACCAACTGGCTCAGAATGGGAACACAAATGC GGATGTTTTAAATGAGGCCATTCATCAGAACTTCTTGAGAgagctgcaggaggagaggagtgcaATG AGAATAGTCATACAGAGGCTCACTGAGGCTCAGGAAAG ACTGAAGAGTCAGGAATTGCTGTTGGCCCAGTCTCAGACCAGTGTCCAGGAGCTGAGGAACCGCTGCCTAGAGGTGAGCCGGAAGGAGCGAGACCAGGAGTGA